The genomic DNA TGGCTGTCCGTTTTCCTTTGGATAAAAATAGTCAGAGAGATTTATCAAAAGAAGATAGCCAATACATACAGGTTTATACTACTCGACCTGATACTTTAATGGGAGTCACTTATTTAGCCGTAGCGGCTGAACATCCATTAGCAATTGCAGCCAGTAAAGATAAACCTGATCTCATTGCTTTTATACAAAAATGTAAGGCAGGCTCTGTTGCAGAAGCTGATATGGCGACAATGCAAAAAGAAGGGAGATCTACTGGACGTTATGTTATTCATCCTCTTACTGGCGAGAGATTGGAGGTTTGGATCGCTAATTATGTATTATGGGGTTATGGGGATGGTGCAGTTATGGCTGTGCCAGCACATGATGAGCGAGATTTTGAGTTTGCAACACAATATTCTTTGCCGATTAAATGGGTCATTCAACCTACAGATGGAAGTGAGTTGTCATCTGAGAAAGCCTATGTGGATCATGGTATTCTATTTAATAGCGGTGAATTTGATGGACAGAATTTTGAAGAGGCTTTTACTTGTATCGCTAAGGCTTTACAGGAAAAAGGTTTAGGAGAATTAAAAACTCAATATAGACTGAGAGATTGGGGTATTTCACGACAAAGATATTGGGGATGTCCTATTCCCGTTATTTATTATGAAAATGGTCAAGAAGGTATTATTGAAGATGATCAACTACCATTTGTTCTACCTGAGGAGATTATTCCGGATGGTTCCGGTTCTCCACTGAAGAAAAGACCAGACTTTTATGAAGTAAAAAATGAAAAAGGTGAAGTTATTGGTCAGTATGAGACCGATACAATGGATACTTTTGTTGAATCTAGTTGGTATTTTATGCGCTATGTTTCTCCTCAGTATGCGTTGGGAATGTTAGATCCACAAGCGGCAAGTTATTGGTTACCAGTTGATCAATATGTGGGTGGGGTTGAGCATGCTATTTTACATCTATTATACTCTCGATATTTTACTAAATTATTGAGAGATGAGGGTTTAGTGTCTATTGATGAGCCTTTTCAAAAACTGCTTACTCAAGGAATGGTTATTGCTATGACCTATTATCGAGAGCAAGAAAATGGATCAAAGGAATGGATATCACCACAAGATGTTGTAGTAGAAAAAAATGATAAAGGACAGATTGCCAGGGTTTATCATAAAATCGATGGACAGCCTGTTATTCCTGGTGGATTAGAGAAGATGTCTAAATCTAAAAATAATGGAGTAGATCCTAAGCAGATGATTCAGGAATATGGTGCAGATACCATTCGCTTATTTATGATGTTTGCCGCGCCTCCAGAGCAAACTTTAGAATGGAGCGAAGAAGGTGTAGAGGGTTCTTTTAGATTTTTACGAAGATTGTGGCGGTTGTTAGTGGAGTTTAAAAAATCAAATAGCTTAACGTTATTTCAATTGACACAAAAAGATTTGACCGGAGATGTTAAGGCATTGCGTTTTAAATTGCATACAACTATTGATAAAGTGACTGATGATTATAATAGGAGGCAACAGTTTAACACTGCAATAGCAGCGATTATGGAGTTGCTAAATCTTTATGAAAAAACTGACTTATCACAACCTTATGGTAATGAAGTAGCAACAGAAATGTTTAGTGTGGTATTTAGAATGTTGTGGCCTATTGTTCCGCATATTGCAGAAGCTTTATGGGAAGAGCTTGAATTAAATCAAGGTATATTGGAGGCTGGTTGGCCTGTAGCTGATAAGGAGGCCTTAGTACCAGACGAGATGGAGTTAATGGTTCAAGTTAATGGTAAATTACGTGGGCGTATTACTGTCGCTTTAGAAGCAAGCAAGGAAGAAATAGAGTATTTGGCTCAAGCAGAGCAATCAGTATTAAGGCATATAGAAGGTAGAACAGTTAAGAAGATTATAATTGTTCCTAAGCGCTTAGTTAATATAGTGGTTGTATAAAAAAATGTTCCATGTGGAACATTTTTTTATGGTTTTAAATTTTTGGGTAATTGATGAGAATATTTTGAATAAGTTCATCAATGCTCGCGGTGATCGTTGTGGTCTAGTTTTATCGCTCGCCGTAAGACCCCGTCCTTCATGGCGGGGATATAAGGCGTAACCACGAAGTGGTTATTCCGTCTTTTAGTGTCTATGCTATCTTATTGACTATTCATAGTTCATTAGTATAATCAAGACATGCAAATCAAAAAAGCTTTTAAATTTGAGTTAATACCTAATGGTGAACATATTCGCAAAATGAAGCAGTTTTGTGGTTGTTCTCGTTTTGTATTTAATCATGCTTTAGATTGTCAGAATAAGCAGTATGAGGCTGGTAACGGTTTCAAATTCTGCTACAGTAAAATATCGAGCTTACTACCTAAATGGAAAGATGAGTTCAAATGGCTTAAAGATTGCCATAGTCAAGTGTTACAACAATCCTTAAAAGATCTAGAAGCCTCTTTTCGGAATTTCTTTGCCAAACGTTCTAGTTTTCCTAAGTTTAAGAAAAAGGGATTGAAAGAAAGCTTTAGATTTCCCCAAGGTGTAAAACTAGAACAAGGTAACAACCGTTTGTATTTACCCAAAATAGGCTGGGTAAGATACCGTAATAGTCGTCATGTCATTGGTTCGATTAACAACGTTACCATTAGTCACAAGTGTGGAAAGTGGTATGTTGCTATACAAACGGAATATGATGTTGAACCACCAATACCATTAGGTAATGAAGTGGGTATAGATATGGGGATTACCCGTTTTGCAACTTTAAGTAACGGTCAATACTTTGAGCCTATCAATAGTTTTAAAACGGCACAACGTCAGTTAGCTAAATTGCAATGTCAAATGAGCCATAAGAGGCCATTGAGTCACAACTGGAAAAAAGCAAAAAATAAAGTATCACGCTTACACTCGAGAATAGCCAATATTAGACGTCATTACCTTCATCAACTCTCTGCTCAAATTAGCAAAAACCACGCCATTGTGTATGTAGAAGATTTGCAGGTTGGTCACATATCTAAGTCTGCAAAGGGGGATACGACTCATCCTGGTAAAAGAGTAAAGCAAAAATCGGGATTAAATCGTTCTATGCTAGATCAATCATGGTATGAATTTAGAAGGCAACTGGACTATAAACTGTTATGGCGAGGAGGTCATTTAGTAGCAGTGAATCCTAAGAATACCAGTCGTACTTGCCCACAATGCGGGCATATAAGTGCACAGAACCGTCAAACGCAATCAAACTTTGAATGTGTTGCATGTGGATATAAATTAAATGCAGATGAGGTTGGAGCGATAAATATATTAAGGGCAGGATGTGCCCGGTTAGCCTGTGAAGTGAATGATGCAGTAAGGTCATCAGCAACAGGAACCCACCGAAGTGAGTTAGCAATACTGCTAAACACCGTAGGAATCCCTGCCCTTTAGGCCGGCGAGGACGTCAATAAAAAAGACTATGATCCTACAAGTATTTTTGAAAAAGATAAAATTATTTTTGGTATCAATGAAAATTTAAAGAAAAATTCAATTAAAAAAGAAAAATTTGATAAAACACATATTTTATTACTTGGAAAAAGTGATTCTGAAAAAGGGAAAACGATTTCAGCACTTGCACATGATACAACAAGCAAGTAATAAATAAATAATATTTCTCATTTATTATGCTCCTATAGCTTTCTGCCTAAATACTCCATAATTAAGTTAGTACCAATTTGAGGAATAGTTAATACAGCTAAAATATATACACCAACTAAACTTCTCAACTTGGCAATCAAAACAAGGTATTTCAATCGACCGAAGGTAAGGAATGGTAGTACATCAACAACTTTTTCTGCTGTTTCTCTAACTTCATTATTTGACTGTGTTTCTACAAAGCCTTTTTTCATGATATTACCGCAATAAATTTTAAATTTAACTTCCACTAAAGAAGTTTCTTCTGACTCAATTTCTTTATATTCCTCGATTGTGGGTGTTTTGGGTAAAACAACAGCAGATATACGAATTTGAGCCGTATTTTCATTCATGAAATTAAAATCTTTAACTTGAGCCATTAAACTGTATTTATCTTTACGACTAAACTTTTTTAAAAATTTTTTATAATTCTATTGGGGTTTATTGTGACCATTCGCTGGGGTTTATCAATTCTATTATGGATTCTATTCAGTTAAATAGGATTGTTGATTGGTTATCTAGAGGGTAAAAAATAATAGTATTTTAATCTTTAATTTTGATACTTGAAATAAGTGTTATTCTGTCTGTATTAGTATAGTGCCATATCAATTTATACTTTTTATTGTGCGATATATGAGGAAGGTATACGTATTTTAAGAAGATACAGATTCCTAATCTCAACTTTTAAAAAGAAATCTTTTCTCACTTTAGTTAACACATTTTTGGAAACTGTATAATTGTATTTAGCTGTTTTTTTAATATTTTATTCCAATTCG from Neisseriaceae bacterium includes the following:
- a CDS encoding leucine--tRNA ligase, whose amino-acid sequence is MQEQYQPDLIESKMQKKWQEAKIFNVTEDTTKPKYYCLSMFPYPSGKLHMGHVKNYTLSDVLCRFKLLNGFNVLQPMGWDAFGLPAENAAIQNGVSPVRWTRENIQDMKKVLNALGFGIDWDREITTCDKEYYHWEQWLFTRLYKKGKIYKKLGVVNWDPVDKTVLANEQVIDGRGWRSGALVEKREIPMYYFKITDYAEELLNDLDKLEGWPTNVIQMQKNWIGKSQGMAVRFPLDKNSQRDLSKEDSQYIQVYTTRPDTLMGVTYLAVAAEHPLAIAASKDKPDLIAFIQKCKAGSVAEADMATMQKEGRSTGRYVIHPLTGERLEVWIANYVLWGYGDGAVMAVPAHDERDFEFATQYSLPIKWVIQPTDGSELSSEKAYVDHGILFNSGEFDGQNFEEAFTCIAKALQEKGLGELKTQYRLRDWGISRQRYWGCPIPVIYYENGQEGIIEDDQLPFVLPEEIIPDGSGSPLKKRPDFYEVKNEKGEVIGQYETDTMDTFVESSWYFMRYVSPQYALGMLDPQAASYWLPVDQYVGGVEHAILHLLYSRYFTKLLRDEGLVSIDEPFQKLLTQGMVIAMTYYREQENGSKEWISPQDVVVEKNDKGQIARVYHKIDGQPVIPGGLEKMSKSKNNGVDPKQMIQEYGADTIRLFMMFAAPPEQTLEWSEEGVEGSFRFLRRLWRLLVEFKKSNSLTLFQLTQKDLTGDVKALRFKLHTTIDKVTDDYNRRQQFNTAIAAIMELLNLYEKTDLSQPYGNEVATEMFSVVFRMLWPIVPHIAEALWEELELNQGILEAGWPVADKEALVPDEMELMVQVNGKLRGRITVALEASKEEIEYLAQAEQSVLRHIEGRTVKKIIIVPKRLVNIVVV
- a CDS encoding transposase, with product MQIKKAFKFELIPNGEHIRKMKQFCGCSRFVFNHALDCQNKQYEAGNGFKFCYSKISSLLPKWKDEFKWLKDCHSQVLQQSLKDLEASFRNFFAKRSSFPKFKKKGLKESFRFPQGVKLEQGNNRLYLPKIGWVRYRNSRHVIGSINNVTISHKCGKWYVAIQTEYDVEPPIPLGNEVGIDMGITRFATLSNGQYFEPINSFKTAQRQLAKLQCQMSHKRPLSHNWKKAKNKVSRLHSRIANIRRHYLHQLSAQISKNHAIVYVEDLQVGHISKSAKGDTTHPGKRVKQKSGLNRSMLDQSWYEFRRQLDYKLLWRGGHLVAVNPKNTSRTCPQCGHISAQNRQTQSNFECVACGYKLNADEVGAINILRAGCARLACEVNDAVRSSATGTHRSELAILLNTVGIPAL